TGTCTGGTTCGATCAGGTTGAGAACTTCTTGGGCGAAGCCGAGCTTGTCTGAATCGATTTCAGCGAGGTTTTTGGTTTTGGCGGCGGCGCGAATGGCGTCGTCAGCGCGTTTTTCGAGGGCATTTTTGATGTCGTCGGGGGTGATGCGGCCCTGGTTGGAGAGGCGGGCGGCGGCGGTCCGCACATCGTCTTGGTCTGGGGCGATGCACACATAGAAAGTGACGCGCATTTCGGCCCGCAGATAGTCTTTGGTGCGCACAGCGAGTTTGCCGGTCCGCTCGACGTCGATGGAAAGCTCACGCAGCGGGACGCGGGTGATCTCATGGAAGCCAGGCAAGACGACGCAGCCACCATTGAGAATGACGGTTTTTTGCTTGAGGAAAATACCGCCGGTGCGGACGAAGGCTTCGTTGGTGGGGGTGATGATGTAGACGCGGGTGTAGGCCCAGACGCTGAGGAGCAGCAGCACGATGAAGCCGGCGATGATGCCCGGGAAGACGACCATGCTGTTGACTTGGGCGAGGACGGGGGGCGGCGAAATTTCCTGGGTCAGTGGTCCTGGCGATCGCGCAAGAAAAGCCTGCTCGGACTCTGGGGAGGTCTGGGCGATCGCCGGGGGGGCGTCGATGGTGGGCAGGGATTGCAGGAGGGTGAGCCAGTACAGCATGGTGCTTACCTCAAGCTTTGGAATGGGGGGAAGGGGCAGATAGGGTCATCCAGTGGTCTTGGTCAGGACTGTCTTTGAGGATGACGAGATAGCCTTGGGAGCCGCGATCGATCACGAGGACCCAGTCTCGGCGCTTTGGGGTGGCGGTGGCCCAGTCTGGCAGGGTGGCGCTGACGGTGATGTAGTTGCGGGAGGGATCGAGGATGTCGACTTGCCCGATCCGGTTCTGGTGCTGGTGGGGGATGTCGGCGGAGCTGACGGTGCCGAGGCAGCCGATGAGGCGATCGCCGCTGGTGTCTTCGCCAAAGCTGGCAAACACTTTGCCAAGAGGGCGGGCAATCAGGCTGCCCAAGAAGAGGGCGATCGCCAGCGAAATGAGCAAGATTAAGCTGTCGAACCAGCGGGGCGATCGCGGCCAAACTTCTCCCAAAGCAACATTCAGCATCCAGCCACTGATGCCCCAAAGGCTCAAATCACTCGCCAGCAGGAGCATCAAAGGTGCCTTACCTAGGCCAAGCCAGCCCAAGATTTGCAGGGCGCCAAAATCACCGTCAGAATCGATTTCGCCATCGGCATCGAGGTCCAGCCAGCCTTGCCCGCCGCTATCCAGGTCGAGATCATCGTCGCCACCGCCCACGGCAATAACGATCAGAAAGAGCAAAACGCCCATCCCGAGCAGAATCCAGTAGGGCCAGTTCACCGGATCGAACAGCATAGAGGGAAAACAGCAAAGTGCCTTGGTTTGGCAGTTTCTCCCTCAACGGTAGCCGCCTTCTGTGGTGGGCCTCCAGAAGATGACAAGTTTTTTAATTTTGAAGATCATCTGGCTGCCGAAAGATTTACGGCTGTGAGCTAGCGGCATTGAGAAGAGCCAGCAAATCTGCTTCGGACAGCTGGGCAACGCCGAGGGCGATCGCCTTGGTTAGCTTGGAGCCAGCGTCCTCACCGACCACGAGGTAGTCCGTTTTGGCGCTGACCGATCCGGTTACCTTGCCGCCCGCCTGCTGAATCAAGGCCTTGGCTTCGTCGCGGCTCAGGGTCGGCAGCGTGCCGGTCAAGACAAAGGTTTTGCCCGCGAAGAGGGCAGCCTGAGCCGGTGGTGCAGTGCTGACGACGGTTTGGGCTAGGGAAAGACCGGCTGCCTGGAGTCGACGAATCAAATCCTGGTTGGCCGGAATCTGGAACCATTGCGCTACGGCCTGCGCAATTTCTGGGCCGATGCCGTAGATCGCGGCGATCGCCCCTGACTCAGCACTCGAAAGCTCCTCCACTGACGGAAAATTTTCAGCAATTGTTTGGGCATTGACGCTGCCCACATGGCGAATCCCCAAGCCATAGAGCACCCTCGACCAGGGCTTTGCTTTCGAATCGGCGATCGCCTTAACTAGCTTCTCTGCGGACTTTTGGCCCATGCGCTCCAGCTGCTGAAAGTCGTCAACGCTCAGGTCATACAGGTCCGCCACGCACTGCACCACCTGCCGGTCCACCAGCTGCTGCACCAGCTTTTCGCCTACCCCATTGATGTCCAGCGCATCCCGGCTCGCCCAGTGAATGAGCGCCCCCCGCAAAATCGCCGGACAAGACGCATTGATGCAGCGAGTCACCGCTTCGTCGCTTGGCTTGATCACGGGCTGGCCGCACTCTGGGCAGTGCGTCGGCATCTGCACCGGCAGCGCTGCTTCGGGGCGCAGATCTGTCATCACCCGCACAACTTCGGGAATAATCTCGCCGGCCTTGCGGACGATGATCGTGTCGCCCAGGTGGAGGTCCAGCTCGGCAA
This genomic stretch from Geitlerinema sp. PCC 7407 harbors:
- a CDS encoding OB-fold-containig protein, translating into MLFDPVNWPYWILLGMGVLLFLIVIAVGGGDDDLDLDSGGQGWLDLDADGEIDSDGDFGALQILGWLGLGKAPLMLLLASDLSLWGISGWMLNVALGEVWPRSPRWFDSLILLISLAIALFLGSLIARPLGKVFASFGEDTSGDRLIGCLGTVSSADIPHQHQNRIGQVDILDPSRNYITVSATLPDWATATPKRRDWVLVIDRGSQGYLVILKDSPDQDHWMTLSAPSPHSKA